One segment of Panicum virgatum strain AP13 chromosome 1K, P.virgatum_v5, whole genome shotgun sequence DNA contains the following:
- the LOC120656686 gene encoding uncharacterized protein LOC120656686 → MEDHSRRRSSAGSAASRRLRCLLALAGDYLKYLFMKRRRLMHRVARRTLALVHRYHGGRGKQGHYLMEHEFSCADSPSPAFLAAKRLLLRSRVRGGGAAAGAVSSCFGSLLRAPCGSPETAVDEEDRQLETEDDEEEDDDAVLAEDGWAQCGELPDVDDRAEEFINMFYEQLRAQSFAAVFQGSP, encoded by the coding sequence ATGGAGGATCATTCGCGCCGGCGCTCGTCCGCCggctcggcggcgagcaggcggcTGCGCTGCCTGCTCGCCCTGGCCGGCGACTACCTCAAGTACCTCTTCATGAAGCGCCGCCGGCTCATGCACAGGGTGGCGCGGAGGACGCTGGCGCTCGTCCACCGCTaccacggcggccgcggcaagCAGGGCCACTACCTCATGGAGCACGAGTTCTCGTGCGCCGACAGCCCCAGCCCCGCGTTCCTCGCCGCCAagaggctgctgctgcgctcccgggtgcgaggcggcggcgcggcggccggcgccgtgtCGTCCTGCTTCGGCTCGCTGCTCCGAGCGCCGTGCGGTTCGCCAGAGACGGCGGTAGACGAGGAGGATCGGCAGTTGGAgacggaggacgacgaggaggaagatgacgaTGCGGTGCTTGCTGAGGACGGGTGGGCGCAGTGCGGTGAGCTCCCTGACGTGGACGACAGGGCGGAGGAGTTCATCAACATGTTCTACGAGCAGCTCAGGGCGCAGAGCTTCGCCGCGGTTTTCCAGGGCTCGCCATGA